In Patescibacteria group bacterium, the following are encoded in one genomic region:
- a CDS encoding DUF6804 family protein yields MNKSDSKVKNYPAIIAIIMLLLAPLAWPYGYYMLLKWVVCSIAVYYAYTLYDAKKLTGWLWTLVIIAILFNPLVPIYLNDKGLWGSIDVVVAILFVGLVIITKKDTS; encoded by the coding sequence ATGAATAAATCTGACAGCAAGGTAAAAAACTATCCAGCTATTATAGCTATAATTATGCTACTCCTAGCCCCTCTAGCGTGGCCTTACGGGTACTACATGCTACTGAAATGGGTAGTGTGCAGTATAGCCGTTTATTACGCCTATACGCTATACGATGCTAAGAAGTTAACTGGTTGGCTATGGACGCTAGTCATCATAGCCATACTATTTAACCCGCTTGTACCCATTTATCTAAACGACAAAGGGCTGTGGGGCTCTATTGATGTAGTTGTAGCCATCTTGTTTGTTGGGTTAGTAATAATCACTAAGAAAGATACGAGCTGA
- a CDS encoding DUF5659 domain-containing protein codes for MTFELNNPKNYLYTHDLGCCTALMSAGFELAGFDNTNPSQVLFVFTRTPELNQAEENYWADTLEVKARTLFNNTKMLKSRIRNSYGGAN; via the coding sequence ATGACATTTGAATTAAACAATCCTAAAAATTATCTGTATACCCACGATCTGGGATGCTGCACCGCGCTTATGAGCGCCGGATTTGAGTTGGCCGGATTTGATAACACCAACCCCAGCCAAGTACTTTTCGTGTTCACTAGGACCCCAGAACTGAACCAAGCAGAAGAAAATTACTGGGCAGATACCTTGGAAGTCAAGGCCAGAACCCTGTTTAACAACACTAAGATGCTAAAAAGTAGAATAAGAAACTCTTATGGCGGAGCCAATTAA
- a CDS encoding YifB family Mg chelatase-like AAA ATPase: protein MSGPPGSGKTMLAKALTTILPPLTVPEMLEVTKIYSVTGYLANNSSLILQRPFRSPHHTASAVAVTGGGNWPKPGEISLAHKGVLFLDELPEFTRQVLDVLRQPMEDKIVHISRANQSTSFPANFMLVAAQNPCPCGYFGDPQKSCTCSAGQIHNYQKKISGPMLDRIDLHIQVPRLSYDKLTTNPNAESSFAIRERIISAQGIQAERFGNSPTTNNSEMNTEELKQFCALDEEGHSLLRHAVDKMNLSGRAYSRTLKVARTIADLERELNIKPQHIAEALSYRLTDNEF, encoded by the coding sequence ATGTCAGGGCCACCGGGTAGTGGCAAAACTATGCTCGCCAAAGCGCTAACTACCATTCTCCCGCCTCTGACAGTCCCGGAGATGCTGGAAGTAACTAAGATTTACAGTGTAACCGGTTATTTGGCTAATAATAGCTCTCTGATCCTGCAGAGGCCTTTCCGCAGCCCTCACCACACCGCTTCGGCGGTGGCCGTCACCGGCGGAGGTAATTGGCCAAAACCCGGCGAGATTTCTCTGGCCCACAAAGGTGTCTTATTTCTAGATGAACTCCCGGAATTCACTCGCCAAGTTTTGGATGTTCTGCGCCAACCCATGGAAGACAAGATCGTGCATATTTCCCGGGCTAACCAAAGCACTTCGTTTCCGGCCAATTTTATGCTGGTGGCTGCTCAAAACCCGTGTCCCTGCGGTTATTTTGGCGATCCCCAAAAATCCTGTACCTGCAGCGCCGGCCAAATCCATAATTACCAAAAGAAGATTTCGGGGCCGATGCTAGACCGGATCGATCTGCATATTCAAGTCCCCCGTTTAAGTTACGACAAACTTACCACCAACCCTAATGCCGAAAGTTCTTTTGCTATTCGAGAAAGAATAATTTCAGCGCAGGGGATTCAGGCTGAAAGATTTGGGAACTCCCCCACTACCAACAATTCCGAAATGAACACCGAAGAGCTCAAGCAATTTTGTGCCTTAGATGAAGAGGGACACAGTTTGCTCCGCCACGCGGTTGATAAAATGAACTTATCCGGCCGGGCTTATAGCCGCACCCTGAAAGTAGCCCGCACGATTGCCGATTTAGAACGGGAACTCAACATAAAACCTCAGCATATCGCCGAGGCCTTAAGTTATCGTTTAACTGACAACGAATTCTGA
- a CDS encoding recombinase family protein has protein sequence MNMENQQKVAIYARVSTDEQREGHTIQSQLNELRKYAQENNFLVSNEYLDDGWSGSLLDRPALDRMRDDADKSLFEAVLVNDVDRLARDIGHIIAIRRDLENKGKQIIFRKLPNNNHDANGNLMINMMSAFAEYEREVILDRTRRGKRNKVENMKLILGGIPPYGYDYIKRDKDNNAYGFYKINLKETNVVKRIFNLVDQKGYSARQIVRWLTENNIPPREGNTKWARSSVLRILKRTEYIGIAFYNKYEAVEPHSPKDANKYKRQKKNGRRLRDRTEWIQIPVPQCRIISDEQFNRVQLIIKNNKVFAKRNTKHSYLLAKLLYCQCGSLFVGCPMHDKPYYRCNSRDKDFPLTKTCNAHSIRSNEVDNKAWESIKRMILEPELLESKIDKYRNWAKKQGSVKLPTPISTDKEIKKLTMQDERIFSAYRDGAISLPKYKEEANKIKQKISELGKSNTRHNELNPPDIRINATRSVEQLRSKLRAGLELVDHDAEEKQKIIRLLVEKGELIDKLLTLNIRIPANIVNTTC, from the coding sequence ATGAATATGGAAAATCAACAAAAAGTGGCTATATACGCTCGAGTTTCTACTGATGAGCAAAGAGAAGGTCATACAATTCAATCTCAGCTCAACGAGCTCAGGAAATACGCACAAGAAAATAATTTTCTGGTGTCTAATGAGTATTTAGATGACGGCTGGAGTGGTAGTCTATTGGACCGCCCAGCGTTAGACAGAATGAGAGATGATGCCGACAAATCATTGTTTGAGGCGGTATTAGTAAACGATGTCGACAGATTAGCCCGTGATATTGGCCATATTATAGCTATCAGGCGTGATCTAGAGAATAAGGGGAAACAAATTATTTTTAGGAAACTCCCAAATAACAACCATGATGCCAACGGCAATCTCATGATCAATATGATGAGTGCTTTCGCCGAATATGAAAGAGAGGTCATCTTAGACCGGACCAGACGAGGCAAACGTAATAAGGTAGAAAACATGAAGCTTATATTGGGTGGCATCCCCCCTTATGGCTACGACTATATAAAAAGGGATAAAGACAACAACGCATACGGCTTCTATAAAATTAATCTGAAGGAAACCAATGTCGTAAAGAGAATATTCAATTTGGTTGATCAGAAGGGTTACAGCGCGAGACAGATAGTTAGGTGGCTAACAGAAAATAATATACCGCCCAGGGAGGGCAACACTAAATGGGCACGCAGCTCTGTCTTGAGAATACTAAAAAGAACAGAATACATTGGCATAGCCTTTTACAACAAATACGAGGCAGTTGAGCCGCATTCGCCAAAAGATGCTAATAAATATAAAAGACAAAAGAAGAATGGTCGCCGGCTTAGGGATAGAACCGAGTGGATACAGATACCAGTCCCTCAATGCCGAATAATTTCAGATGAACAGTTTAATCGAGTTCAACTGATAATAAAGAATAATAAGGTTTTTGCGAAGAGAAACACTAAACATAGCTATCTACTAGCAAAGCTATTATATTGCCAATGTGGCTCCTTGTTTGTAGGGTGCCCCATGCATGATAAGCCCTATTACAGGTGCAATTCACGGGATAAAGACTTCCCGTTGACTAAAACCTGTAATGCACACTCTATCCGATCTAATGAAGTTGATAATAAGGCATGGGAATCCATTAAAAGAATGATTCTGGAACCCGAATTGCTAGAATCTAAGATCGATAAATACAGAAATTGGGCAAAGAAACAAGGGAGTGTAAAATTGCCTACCCCGATATCAACTGATAAAGAAATTAAAAAACTTACCATGCAAGACGAAAGAATATTCTCGGCATATAGAGATGGGGCTATATCTTTGCCAAAATACAAGGAAGAAGCCAATAAAATCAAACAAAAAATATCTGAGTTGGGTAAATCTAATACTAGGCACAATGAGCTAAATCCGCCAGATATTAGAATCAATGCTACCCGATCAGTGGAACAACTAAGAAGCAAGTTGCGAGCTGGTCTAGAACTGGTAGATCATGATGCTGAAGAAAAACAAAAAATAATCAGGTTATTAGTAGAAAAAGGAGAATTAATAGATAAACTGCTGACACTAAACATTCGGATACCTGCTAATATTGTGAACACAACCTGCTGA